From the Candidatus Atribacteria bacterium ADurb.Bin276 genome, the window ATGAATACTTCATAAAATCCTTCCGAATGGATACGGTCCATTATCCATGGTTGCTCAGATTGATCGGGGTCAACAACCTCAGCAGAGTGAAGATCAGGATAAAATAATCGAACAAAAACACCCCGAGCACTTTCCGCAGAATGTATTCCTAAAATTTGGAATGGATCATTTCTATCGGCATGGAGAATAGATTGAATATCCTCTTGGGAAATTGAACCTACCAAATTAAACCCTCCCTTTCTTTAAAAAATCGCAATTTTTCATAACGGATTTCTTTGATCACTTCAGGGTAAATCCGGGAAGAAATCTGAATTTTTTTTCGAGGTTCTTCGAGAACCAAATAGGGGAAAGAGAGCTCGTTTACATTATAGTTATAATAATACACCATGAGCTTTTCAAGATTGACGGTATCTTCGACGTTATAAGCAATCAGAGTTTCTAAGGCTTCGGTACAGCCTTCTAAGTATTTTTGCCAGAGAAGAACTGCCATATATCCATCGATACCCTTCAATTTACCCCGATCTATTCCCAAAGACTTTTCACATACTTTTAGTCCACCGGAAAGACCCATACTTTTCAACATAAACCTTAAATCGAAATGAATATGTGGCAGCTTAATATCGAAATACCTTTCTATAAAAGGGAGATCGAAACATTTTCCATTAAAAGTAATAATGATTTGATAATGGAAAATGTCATCAATGAAATCAGCCATATTAATTCCGTGTACATAGGTTTTAATCTTCTTTCCGTCAAAAAGTGTAATAACGGTAATATAATCATCAGGCGGATTCAATCCACTAGTTTCAATATCCAGAAATACTGCTTCGGAACGAAAATGAGAAAAAATTCTCCAACGGTTAAAGTTATGAAATTTTTCAGTAAAAAAGCGAATATCTTTTTTTTCTATTTTTTCATAGGAACGAGCCACCATCGAATATGCCCGATCTGAGATATTTCCAGGGAGAATTTTTCGAAACAGGGGGTCGGTGAGAGCATCGTCCCAATTTAAAATTCCTTCCTGCCAAATTTTTCTTTCCGTCTTTTCACCTATTGAGGGGATATGGCAAAAGGTATGGAATAACATAGAATATCCTTCTTTCTGGGACATGGTGGTTTATTATTTCTTTATATATTGTAAAATAATCAGGATAGAATTCCAATGCCAGGAGGATTGATATGAAAAACTTATTTACCAGCAAAGATCTTAAGCTGGTTGACCTTTCCCAGAAAATAGTTCCTCCAGGAACGCCCACTCGTCCATTTCGGGTCGAACGAAGTTACTTACACGATCGAACTTGGAAACACGAAATATATACTCATTCTCATGTTGGAACTCACATTGAAAGCCCGGCTCATTTTTTTGAGAACGGGAAAGACTTGGAACAATTTTCCCTGGAAGCTTTTTGCGGTCGAGCCTGGTTTTGTGATTATTTTGACGTTAGCGAAACTCATGATGAGGTTACTACCGATCTTCTTGAAATCCAATTGGGAGAAAAAGTTGAAAAGGGCGATATTGTTATAGGGCGAAATTGTGACAAAGAAAATCTCCAAAAGGTCAAACAAACTGGTAATAGAGAGTTGCTACCATCTTTTTCACCAGAAGCAGGAATCTGGCTTCGCGATCGTGGAGTAAAAATGGTAGGAATTGATGCTCATTTTCATCTGGGGAAGAATGTTGAAAAAACCCGAGAGTTTCATCAAATCCTCATGGCTCAGGATGTTTTGTTAATCGAAGGTTTAGATAACTTAGATCAAATTACAACGACTCCCTTCGTGTTTTTAGCCTTTCCTTATCGAGTGGAAGGAATTGACAGCAGTTTTGCACGAGCGGTTGCATTTTTAGAGAGGTGATTATAAATATGCCAATTCGTCGAATTGGAGTACTCAGTGCTGGTGGTGATTGTCCTGGGATTAATGCCGTGATTCATGCTGTAGTAAAAAAAGCTATATTAGATTACCAGATGGAAGTATACGGGATCTTT encodes:
- the kynB_2 gene encoding Kynurenine formamidase, which encodes MKNLFTSKDLKLVDLSQKIVPPGTPTRPFRVERSYLHDRTWKHEIYTHSHVGTHIESPAHFFENGKDLEQFSLEAFCGRAWFCDYFDVSETHDEVTTDLLEIQLGEKVEKGDIVIGRNCDKENLQKVKQTGNRELLPSFSPEAGIWLRDRGVKMVGIDAHFHLGKNVEKTREFHQILMAQDVLLIEGLDNLDQITTTPFVFLAFPYRVEGIDSSFARAVAFLER